One Pyrofollis japonicus DNA window includes the following coding sequences:
- a CDS encoding FAD-binding oxidoreductase, whose protein sequence is MRGIAQLLKDVLGKEKVYDDSAVVSLYIREASGLSSKELPLAVVFPESAKDVSVLLSYAYKHDIKVFPVGSSTSLSGSAVPINKGIVLSTERMRSLKEIRIVDSIVRAEPGLRIDELNLVLAKHGHMFPVDPASSSVATIGGAINTGAGGMRGAKYGTMRDWVLGLEIVLPDEKGTIMRIGCRTLKCRQGYDLVRLIVGSEGTLAVVTEAYLRITPLPEATPTVLAFFDNLEDLVNTVQDIKERAIQPLLMEFLDAKTVSKASELINTPIKAKGNMLLVTVDTAREAASRVKEEISSIMREHGASNIYTASSLEEAEKKGFLALRKSLFPVQIALSRQILGKNKVQVLIEDIAVPPSRLIEAVNEIRMLEEKYGLQTIMGGHIGDGNLHPAVGFDPSDQAQVRRVHEWATELMRLAIRLGGTISAEHGIGLLKKEGLVMELKANNAIKALEIMRKIKEAFDPKNILNPGKVI, encoded by the coding sequence TTGCGAGGCATTGCACAATTACTTAAGGATGTCTTAGGCAAGGAAAAAGTCTACGATGACTCTGCCGTGGTCTCGTTATATATACGAGAAGCTAGCGGTCTTTCTTCGAAAGAGTTACCGTTAGCAGTTGTTTTCCCAGAGTCGGCCAAAGATGTCTCGGTTCTACTCTCTTACGCATATAAACACGATATCAAAGTGTTCCCTGTCGGCTCCTCTACTAGCCTCTCTGGCTCCGCCGTCCCCATCAACAAGGGAATAGTGCTCAGTACAGAGCGGATGCGTTCACTAAAAGAGATTAGAATAGTTGATTCCATCGTTAGAGCCGAACCAGGGTTAAGAATTGACGAACTGAATCTCGTTCTCGCAAAACACGGGCACATGTTTCCAGTTGACCCGGCAAGCTCGTCTGTCGCGACAATCGGCGGCGCTATAAACACTGGAGCCGGTGGCATGCGTGGAGCCAAGTATGGAACTATGCGTGACTGGGTTCTAGGTTTAGAAATCGTGTTACCCGATGAAAAAGGAACTATAATGAGGATTGGGTGCCGTACACTCAAGTGCAGACAAGGGTACGACCTTGTAAGGCTTATCGTTGGCAGTGAGGGCACACTGGCCGTAGTTACCGAGGCATATCTGCGCATAACGCCCCTACCAGAGGCAACACCAACAGTACTAGCATTTTTTGATAATCTAGAAGACCTTGTCAATACTGTTCAAGACATAAAGGAGAGAGCTATACAGCCATTGCTCATGGAGTTCCTCGATGCAAAAACAGTTAGTAAGGCATCCGAGCTTATCAACACTCCTATAAAGGCTAAGGGGAACATGCTTCTTGTCACGGTTGATACAGCGAGAGAAGCTGCTAGCAGAGTAAAGGAAGAAATATCGAGCATTATGCGCGAACATGGTGCCTCAAATATATATACTGCGTCAAGTCTCGAAGAAGCCGAGAAGAAGGGATTCCTAGCACTTCGTAAAAGCCTCTTTCCCGTCCAAATAGCTCTTTCACGCCAAATTCTCGGGAAGAACAAGGTCCAGGTATTGATTGAAGATATAGCCGTGCCTCCAAGCAGGCTTATAGAAGCGGTAAACGAGATAAGAATGCTTGAGGAAAAATACGGTCTCCAAACCATAATGGGCGGCCATATAGGTGATGGAAACCTTCACCCAGCGGTAGGATTCGACCCCTCTGATCAAGCTCAAGTAAGAAGGGTGCACGAATGGGCTACGGAGCTAATGAGACTAGCAATAAGGCTTGGAGGAACCATTAGCGCAGAACACGGAATAGGCTTGCTAAAGAAGGAGGGCCTCGTAATGGAACTCAAGGCCAATAATGCTATCAAGGCTCTTGAAATCATGCGAAAGATTAAGGAAGCATTTGATCCTAAGAATATACTCAATCCCGGCAAGGT
- a CDS encoding winged helix-turn-helix domain-containing protein has product MKCDIRIEAVLYISCGGAIIGGKGLVESLKAIEEAGSIRAAAEKLGINYRRLWTRIKHAETILGARLVETDRKGSKLTPLARRIIAAYELMEHILKKHGIESFNITDAECEA; this is encoded by the coding sequence ATGAAATGTGACATTAGGATCGAGGCAGTACTCTATATTAGTTGTGGAGGAGCAATAATTGGAGGTAAAGGCCTAGTTGAATCCCTTAAAGCCATAGAGGAGGCTGGAAGTATACGTGCAGCAGCAGAAAAGCTTGGAATAAATTATCGCAGACTCTGGACGCGCATAAAACATGCAGAGACCATACTCGGTGCCCGCTTAGTTGAAACGGATAGGAAAGGCTCAAAGCTTACACCCTTGGCGAGAAGGATAATCGCTGCATATGAACTCATGGAGCATATTCTTAAAAAGCATGGAATTGAATCTTTCAATATTACAGACGCCGAGTGCGAGGCCTAA
- a CDS encoding polysaccharide deacetylase family protein: MHRFILFLSFDLDVDSAEARKGADPVARSRGRFAARRGLFKVLDVLRKHGIRSTFFVPGWVAEQYPELVARIIDEGHEVAAHGYMHERLDELSWEEERKVFESMVSALRKVVGSNLYGFRAPYWKWSSHTLGFITSYGFVYDSSLMDDEEPYIISRNGIRLVELPVDWRLDDWPYLEYYRSLTPSQLLDMWLEEIRYASENNGYLSLTMHPQCIGRGSRIRVLEEVISEAKKLGAWLPTGSELAKNVLHNQERVKEHLEG, from the coding sequence TTGCATAGATTCATCTTATTCCTAAGCTTCGACCTAGATGTTGACTCTGCTGAAGCGCGTAAAGGGGCTGACCCCGTAGCGAGAAGCCGGGGGCGCTTTGCAGCTCGGCGTGGCTTGTTTAAGGTTCTTGATGTCCTTCGAAAGCATGGCATAAGGTCAACATTCTTTGTTCCAGGGTGGGTCGCGGAACAATACCCAGAGCTAGTGGCAAGAATTATTGACGAAGGCCATGAAGTAGCAGCGCATGGGTATATGCATGAGCGATTAGATGAACTATCGTGGGAAGAGGAGAGAAAGGTATTTGAAAGCATGGTCTCAGCGCTCCGAAAGGTAGTAGGGTCAAACCTCTATGGTTTTAGGGCGCCATACTGGAAGTGGAGCAGTCACACATTAGGCTTTATCACGAGCTATGGCTTTGTTTATGATAGTAGTTTGATGGACGATGAAGAGCCATACATAATTAGCAGGAATGGTATAAGGCTTGTCGAGCTCCCGGTTGATTGGAGACTCGATGACTGGCCTTATTTGGAGTACTATCGCTCGCTTACTCCTAGTCAGCTTCTTGACATGTGGCTTGAGGAGATAAGGTATGCTTCAGAGAATAACGGGTACCTTTCACTGACTATGCATCCTCAATGTATTGGGAGGGGTAGCAGGATACGCGTACTCGAGGAGGTAATTAGTGAGGCAAAGAAGCTAGGTGCATGGCTGCCCACAGGCTCCGAGCTAGCTAAGAATGTTCTACATAACCAGGAACGCGTTAAGGAGCATCTGGAGGGATAG
- a CDS encoding M28 family peptidase, translated as MNLGQLFTAVARSVDELRGYELLASLSRFHRLQGSDELVIAAEHVAQLFDELGIEYRFESLQGPLGLHEYWGFWEPRGWRLESATIEARGENGEWHEVLSNLDTPLIAMAGSPPGEEEGILRFEEGNIRLVRKFNTVEYYEADEEGVNAVIGLHKGPGIRYWGLFPPHFRDPPRTLAASINYEQALLLVGKKVRIRIDSSYDVLSKTPILRASIGDGAASIVLVAHICHPRPGSHDNASGVAVLVEALAALQHYSEKLSNAGIRVEAFFVPEWTGLAAADIHGILNTEEALLGLSVDMVAANLAITGGRLRLVASPPPLINPFDIVLDEVLGRVDAENYGGIVPYEPGSDHDILVSLGVPGSMLNEWPDAYYHTSLDTPDHVSVTRIKKISAAIASSIILFTEKIRDIGSLVKRSIAPYYSTVEEGLLSEFEKYAVQRLKKLLRGSAAEPQWNNDITVVKRGAPTLAYLYLSGEKSLAKRLANNRDMYEAMLRLGVLASGVSSLEVAVKILQSIGLRLDEEVVGVVRKHLAGELDPARKH; from the coding sequence ATGAACCTAGGTCAGCTTTTTACCGCGGTTGCTAGGAGCGTAGACGAGCTTCGCGGATACGAGCTACTAGCATCGCTCTCTAGGTTCCATAGATTACAGGGTAGTGATGAGCTGGTTATTGCTGCAGAGCATGTTGCCCAACTATTCGATGAACTAGGAATAGAATATAGATTTGAAAGCCTCCAAGGGCCCCTGGGGTTACATGAATATTGGGGGTTCTGGGAGCCTCGGGGATGGCGACTCGAGTCAGCTACAATTGAAGCCCGCGGAGAAAATGGAGAGTGGCATGAAGTACTAAGTAATCTCGACACCCCTCTTATAGCTATGGCTGGCTCGCCTCCCGGAGAAGAAGAGGGCATATTGCGCTTCGAAGAAGGCAATATACGGCTTGTCCGAAAATTTAACACTGTAGAATACTATGAAGCTGACGAAGAAGGTGTTAACGCTGTTATAGGCTTGCACAAAGGGCCCGGGATAAGATATTGGGGGCTTTTTCCACCACACTTCCGTGACCCGCCGAGAACACTCGCCGCAAGTATAAACTATGAACAAGCCCTTCTCCTCGTAGGAAAAAAAGTTAGAATACGAATCGATAGCAGTTATGACGTGTTATCTAAGACACCAATCCTCCGAGCAAGTATAGGTGATGGTGCCGCTTCAATAGTCCTCGTAGCCCACATATGTCACCCGCGCCCAGGAAGCCACGACAATGCAAGTGGAGTGGCAGTACTAGTAGAGGCTCTTGCTGCCTTACAGCATTACAGCGAAAAACTATCCAACGCAGGCATAAGGGTAGAAGCGTTCTTCGTTCCAGAATGGACAGGACTTGCTGCCGCAGACATCCACGGCATATTAAATACAGAGGAGGCTTTACTAGGGCTTAGTGTTGACATGGTTGCTGCAAATCTAGCTATAACTGGAGGAAGGTTGAGGTTAGTTGCTAGTCCGCCACCCCTCATCAACCCGTTTGATATTGTTCTCGACGAGGTGCTTGGACGGGTTGATGCAGAAAACTATGGCGGGATAGTACCCTATGAGCCTGGAAGTGATCATGATATACTGGTATCGCTTGGGGTACCTGGCTCGATGCTTAATGAGTGGCCTGATGCCTATTATCATACGAGCCTCGATACCCCTGACCACGTATCAGTCACTAGAATAAAGAAGATATCAGCGGCGATTGCTTCGTCGATAATATTGTTTACGGAGAAAATACGTGATATTGGCTCCCTAGTAAAGAGATCAATCGCACCATATTATAGTACAGTAGAGGAGGGTCTTCTAAGTGAGTTCGAGAAATACGCCGTGCAGAGGCTAAAGAAGCTCTTACGAGGCTCGGCAGCTGAGCCACAGTGGAATAATGATATAACCGTTGTGAAGAGGGGTGCTCCAACGCTTGCGTATCTTTACTTGAGCGGCGAAAAGAGTCTTGCAAAACGGCTTGCCAATAATAGAGATATGTATGAAGCTATGCTTCGTCTTGGAGTACTAGCGTCAGGCGTATCTAGCTTAGAGGTTGCCGTGAAAATCCTGCAAAGTATTGGACTGAGACTTGACGAAGAAGTTGTGGGTGTTGTTCGAAAGCATTTGGCTGGCGAACTGGATCCTGCTAGAAAACACTAG
- a CDS encoding polysaccharide deacetylase family protein, which yields MEKIVLISFDVEPDCPPYLSSTTGIEQGMPLILELLSTENVRATFFTTAVIAEKFPKIVKRIVDEGHELGCHGYRHERFDKLSYDEARKAIEKATTLLRRFGDVISFRAPNLMFPEHYIRILIDNNYMSDSSNAKYKPPFPRGLEIFEEGIIRVPASVTSSVLRLPWRIQKAIHSRLKSPIVYFAHPWEYVDMRKKKVRFDCKFGTGEHALKNLQRLIQFHREKGAVFMTFREFVKLVFSSRIQFASQMLSNNTHNFFVKSQSNTLQDFHGNL from the coding sequence ATGGAAAAGATAGTCTTAATAAGCTTTGATGTTGAGCCAGACTGCCCTCCCTATCTAAGCAGCACTACAGGGATAGAACAGGGAATGCCCCTGATCCTTGAACTTCTTAGCACGGAGAATGTGAGGGCTACGTTCTTCACCACTGCGGTTATAGCTGAAAAGTTCCCAAAAATAGTTAAAAGAATAGTGGATGAAGGGCATGAACTAGGCTGCCATGGATATAGACATGAAAGGTTTGACAAGCTTAGTTACGACGAGGCGCGCAAGGCTATTGAGAAGGCAACCACGCTACTGAGACGCTTCGGCGATGTCATTTCATTTAGAGCACCTAATTTAATGTTTCCGGAACATTACATTAGAATACTAATTGATAATAATTATATGAGTGACTCATCTAATGCTAAGTATAAACCTCCTTTCCCTAGAGGGCTAGAGATATTCGAGGAAGGAATTATACGTGTGCCTGCATCTGTTACTTCATCCGTACTAAGGCTTCCATGGAGAATCCAGAAAGCAATTCATTCCAGGCTTAAATCGCCAATAGTATACTTTGCACACCCATGGGAATATGTTGATATGCGGAAGAAAAAGGTACGTTTTGACTGCAAGTTTGGCACCGGTGAACACGCTTTAAAGAATCTGCAAAGACTTATACAATTCCACCGCGAAAAAGGAGCCGTTTTCATGACCTTTAGAGAGTTTGTTAAACTAGTGTTTTCTAGCAGGATCCAGTTCGCCAGCCAAATGCTTTCGAACAACACCCACAACTTCTTCGTCAAGTCTCAGTCCAATACTTTGCAGGATTTTCACGGCAACCTCTAA
- a CDS encoding glycosyltransferase family 4 protein: METLKIALASDWFYPKIGGIETHVQELALNLLRLGHEPHVITHDYRKFGSKFQDNFPFKVHRLHGEIYNSQEHISLGIRTIYEANKLYKKERFDLTHIHSIYSPLGIIIANISRGLRGVPVVATNHSFFEWKRRRWKLWLPILRYALKRVDAFIAVSRAVARDTRKLLKNDPRPLHIVPNAVDTSFWRPPDHEERMRARAAIGASQNDVVIFAPGRFTERKRIHVVPRIVAEASKSLSRTKHKRLYLVIVGDGPYRPVIENEISQYKAKELFKAYMNGFVERKMLREYYWAADLTIVPSPIEAFSITALESMACGTPVLGYRGGGIEDVVVDGVTGFLVKDDEEAVNRLVFLAESDDIRAKMREHAPYHVARNFSWNKIVYEILEIYKSVLDSSDPEEKLFLLYKGWLRLSKLWKR; the protein is encoded by the coding sequence TTGGAGACTCTTAAGATCGCGCTGGCGTCAGACTGGTTCTACCCAAAAATAGGCGGTATTGAGACCCATGTGCAAGAGTTAGCGTTAAATCTACTCCGCTTAGGTCATGAACCCCACGTGATTACTCACGATTATAGGAAATTTGGCTCAAAGTTTCAAGATAATTTTCCGTTTAAGGTTCACAGGCTCCACGGCGAAATATACAATTCTCAAGAACATATATCTCTCGGTATAAGAACAATATATGAAGCTAATAAGCTCTATAAGAAAGAGAGGTTTGATTTAACACACATACATAGTATTTACTCACCATTGGGCATAATAATTGCGAATATTTCGCGAGGACTTAGAGGAGTACCTGTAGTCGCTACAAACCATTCATTCTTTGAGTGGAAACGACGTCGATGGAAGCTATGGTTACCCATACTAAGGTACGCGTTAAAACGTGTAGATGCTTTTATTGCTGTGAGCAGAGCCGTAGCTAGAGATACGAGAAAACTACTCAAAAATGATCCTCGACCACTCCATATAGTACCTAACGCCGTTGACACGAGTTTTTGGAGACCACCAGATCATGAAGAAAGAATGAGGGCCAGAGCAGCTATCGGCGCCTCTCAGAACGATGTCGTAATCTTTGCACCAGGTCGCTTTACCGAACGGAAACGAATACACGTTGTTCCAAGGATTGTTGCCGAGGCCTCGAAGTCGCTGAGCCGTACTAAGCACAAGCGACTATACCTAGTGATAGTTGGCGATGGCCCTTATAGACCGGTTATCGAGAACGAGATAAGCCAGTATAAGGCTAAAGAACTATTCAAAGCCTATATGAACGGATTTGTTGAAAGGAAAATGCTGCGAGAATATTACTGGGCAGCCGACTTAACAATCGTGCCATCGCCTATTGAGGCGTTCTCAATAACAGCACTCGAGTCCATGGCTTGTGGCACACCGGTTCTCGGCTATCGCGGCGGCGGCATCGAAGATGTAGTCGTTGATGGCGTGACGGGATTCCTTGTAAAAGATGATGAAGAAGCTGTTAACCGCTTAGTGTTCCTCGCAGAGAGTGATGATATTCGCGCAAAAATGAGGGAACATGCTCCCTATCATGTTGCACGCAACTTTTCCTGGAATAAGATAGTCTACGAGATACTTGAGATATACAAGTCAGTGCTCGATTCAAGTGACCCCGAAGAGAAACTATTCCTACTTTATAAGGGCTGGCTGAGGCTGAGCAAGCTATGGAAAAGATAG
- a CDS encoding lysylphosphatidylglycerol synthase transmembrane domain-containing protein, giving the protein MEIELLRYLSEGVKDLATVNLYYILLALGLYYLSVLLYALRLQLVLRKVSIEISIKDAVAAHMLTIVVNNLTPSAKTGGELARAAYVYFKTKAPLVNIVTAIAFERFSEAFPVIAMAIVGLYMELMSGNLTIYVIAAAILPIVGIYIGVRYWDRLMNYAIEKMAERGIQLLNGDAEIASLREMISDKKILAISIAISSFVWILDVMRLYVIGLAVSWKAPLLRFILLSIGYLAVSLFAITPGGLGIVEGGLTALLVALGAPPNKAVTIMIMERLISYAIATLLGGVVATVTGGWHAWRLLRSRWRQTGSTQK; this is encoded by the coding sequence CTGGAGATAGAGCTTCTCCGGTATCTTTCGGAAGGGGTTAAGGACCTAGCAACGGTTAACCTATACTACATCCTTTTGGCCTTAGGCCTTTACTATTTATCCGTGCTTCTTTACGCGCTCCGTTTGCAACTTGTTTTAAGAAAAGTGAGTATCGAGATAAGCATAAAAGATGCCGTTGCTGCACATATGCTAACAATCGTCGTAAATAACCTAACGCCTAGCGCGAAAACAGGTGGGGAACTTGCAAGGGCTGCTTATGTATATTTTAAGACAAAGGCCCCTCTCGTCAATATTGTCACTGCCATAGCTTTTGAACGGTTTTCTGAAGCTTTCCCCGTCATAGCCATGGCGATTGTAGGACTCTATATGGAGCTAATGTCTGGCAACTTGACCATATACGTTATTGCTGCAGCCATATTACCTATAGTTGGAATATACATTGGAGTAAGATATTGGGATAGACTCATGAACTATGCGATTGAAAAGATGGCAGAGAGAGGGATTCAATTACTAAACGGAGACGCCGAGATAGCATCGCTAAGGGAGATGATTTCAGATAAAAAGATCCTCGCAATAAGTATTGCCATAAGCTCATTCGTCTGGATCCTAGACGTTATGAGACTATATGTTATCGGCTTGGCAGTAAGCTGGAAGGCACCCCTCTTAAGATTTATCTTATTGTCCATAGGTTATCTAGCGGTAAGCTTGTTTGCAATAACTCCCGGCGGACTAGGAATAGTGGAGGGCGGGCTTACAGCGCTTCTCGTTGCCCTTGGTGCTCCTCCAAACAAGGCTGTCACAATAATGATTATGGAGAGGCTTATATCTTATGCAATAGCTACGCTACTCGGGGGCGTTGTGGCGACCGTTACTGGAGGATGGCATGCTTGGAGACTCTTAAGATCGCGCTGGCGTCAGACTGGTTCTACCCAAAAATAG